One stretch of Malus domestica chromosome 14, GDT2T_hap1 DNA includes these proteins:
- the LOC103455256 gene encoding E2F transcription factor-like E2FE isoform X2, producing MTAPPSPPPATEQQPDPASTGPSARNHGYSRKQKSLGLLCSNFLVLYNRDGVTSIGLDDAASRLGVERRRIYDIVNVLESVGVLARKAKNQYSWKGFKAIPNALQELREEGLRENICNFDGNEDPKGYQISDDEDDAERCGSQQNENSNPTLNVKPMNPKSDNRREKSLALLTQNFVKLFVCSTVETISLDEAAKSLLGDAHKASVMRTKVRRIYDIANVLSSMNLIEKTHTSDTRKPAFKWLGLRGKEEVPQETKKRAFGTDITNVSSKRGKVDSFIGGKLDGQKQKGLVGEADRSNLEDSKDGSKSYQFGPFAPVTIARAGTGNTRNVHDWEKLTSTYRPQYQNQALVNLSVGPADNSGRTRREVDRERNMTGD from the exons ATGACTGCTCCTCCATCCCCACCTCCAGCCACAGAGCAACAACCGGACCCAGCTTCAACAGGGCCTTCCGCCAGAAACCACGGCTACAGCAGAAAGCAGAAGTCTCTAGGCCTCTTGTGCTCCAA TTTCCTCGTCCTCTACAACCGCGACGGCGTGACTTCAATCGGCCTTGACGACGCCGCTTCACGACTTG GTGTTGAGAGGCGGAGGATCTACGATATTGTCAACGTCCTGGAGAGCGTTGGG GTTCTTGCTCGAAAGGCGAAGAACCAGTATTCTTGGAAAGGATTTAAGGCGATCCCTAATGCCCTGCAAGAGCTAAGG GAAGAGGGCCTGAGAGAGAATATTTGTAACTTTGACGGCAACGAAGATCCAAAG GGTTATCAAATTTCAGACGACGAGGATGATGCAGAAAGATGTGGGAGTCAGCAGAATGAAAACTCCAACCCTACTCTCAATGTTAAACCTATGAACCCAAAATCAG ATAATAGAAGGGAAAAGTCGCTGGCGCTTCTTACGCAGAATTTTGTGAAGCTCTTTGTGTGCTCAACT GTTGAAACGATTTCCCTTGATGAAGCTGCCAAATCACTGCTTGGAGATGCACACAAAGCATCAGTGATGAGAA CAAAGGTAAGGCGGATTTATGATATTGCGAATGTTTTGTCATCCATGAACCTCATTGAGAAG ACCCACACATCAGATACGAGGAAGCCTGCATTTAAGTGGTTGGGATTAAGAGGAAAAGAGGAGGTTCCTCAGGAGACTAAGAAGAGAGCTTTTGGCACAGATATAACGAACGTCAGTTCTAAGAGGGGAAAGGTAGACTCTTTTATTGGTGGGAAGTTGGATGGGCAAAAACAGAAGGGCCTAGTAGGTGAGGCTGATAGGAGCAATTTGGAAGACTCAAAAGATGGTTCAAAGAGCTATCAGTTTGGTCCTTTTGCTCCTGTCACTATTGCCAGAGCTGGGACTGGCAACACGAGGAACGTTCATGACTGGGAGAAATTGACGTCTACTTATCGTCCTCAGTATCAAAACCAAG CCTTGGTGAACTTGTCTGTAGGACCAGCTGACAATAGTGGGAGAACGAGAAGGGAGGTGGATAGAGAAAGAAACATGACCGGAGACTGA
- the LOC103455256 gene encoding E2F transcription factor-like E2FE isoform X1: MTAPPSPPPATEQQPDPASTGPSARNHGYSRKQKSLGLLCSNFLVLYNRDGVTSIGLDDAASRLGVERRRIYDIVNVLESVGVLARKAKNQYSWKGFKAIPNALQELREEGLRENICNFDGNEDPKGYQISDDEDDAERCGSQQNENSNPTLNVKPMNPKSDNRREKSLALLTQNFVKLFVCSTVETISLDEAAKSLLGDAHKASVMRTAKVRRIYDIANVLSSMNLIEKTHTSDTRKPAFKWLGLRGKEEVPQETKKRAFGTDITNVSSKRGKVDSFIGGKLDGQKQKGLVGEADRSNLEDSKDGSKSYQFGPFAPVTIARAGTGNTRNVHDWEKLTSTYRPQYQNQALVNLSVGPADNSGRTRREVDRERNMTGD; encoded by the exons ATGACTGCTCCTCCATCCCCACCTCCAGCCACAGAGCAACAACCGGACCCAGCTTCAACAGGGCCTTCCGCCAGAAACCACGGCTACAGCAGAAAGCAGAAGTCTCTAGGCCTCTTGTGCTCCAA TTTCCTCGTCCTCTACAACCGCGACGGCGTGACTTCAATCGGCCTTGACGACGCCGCTTCACGACTTG GTGTTGAGAGGCGGAGGATCTACGATATTGTCAACGTCCTGGAGAGCGTTGGG GTTCTTGCTCGAAAGGCGAAGAACCAGTATTCTTGGAAAGGATTTAAGGCGATCCCTAATGCCCTGCAAGAGCTAAGG GAAGAGGGCCTGAGAGAGAATATTTGTAACTTTGACGGCAACGAAGATCCAAAG GGTTATCAAATTTCAGACGACGAGGATGATGCAGAAAGATGTGGGAGTCAGCAGAATGAAAACTCCAACCCTACTCTCAATGTTAAACCTATGAACCCAAAATCAG ATAATAGAAGGGAAAAGTCGCTGGCGCTTCTTACGCAGAATTTTGTGAAGCTCTTTGTGTGCTCAACT GTTGAAACGATTTCCCTTGATGAAGCTGCCAAATCACTGCTTGGAGATGCACACAAAGCATCAGTGATGAGAA CAGCAAAGGTAAGGCGGATTTATGATATTGCGAATGTTTTGTCATCCATGAACCTCATTGAGAAG ACCCACACATCAGATACGAGGAAGCCTGCATTTAAGTGGTTGGGATTAAGAGGAAAAGAGGAGGTTCCTCAGGAGACTAAGAAGAGAGCTTTTGGCACAGATATAACGAACGTCAGTTCTAAGAGGGGAAAGGTAGACTCTTTTATTGGTGGGAAGTTGGATGGGCAAAAACAGAAGGGCCTAGTAGGTGAGGCTGATAGGAGCAATTTGGAAGACTCAAAAGATGGTTCAAAGAGCTATCAGTTTGGTCCTTTTGCTCCTGTCACTATTGCCAGAGCTGGGACTGGCAACACGAGGAACGTTCATGACTGGGAGAAATTGACGTCTACTTATCGTCCTCAGTATCAAAACCAAG CCTTGGTGAACTTGTCTGTAGGACCAGCTGACAATAGTGGGAGAACGAGAAGGGAGGTGGATAGAGAAAGAAACATGACCGGAGACTGA
- the LOC103455256 gene encoding E2F transcription factor-like E2FE isoform X4, which produces MTAPPSPPPATEQQPDPASTGPSARNHGYSRKQKSLGLLCSNFLVLYNRDGVTSIGLDDAASRLGVERRRIYDIVNVLESVGVLARKAKNQYSWKGFKAIPNALQELREEGLRENICNFDGNEDPKGYQISDDEDDAERCGSQQNENSNPTLNVKPMNPKSDNRREKSLALLTQNFVKLFVCSTVETISLDEAAKSLLGDAHKASVMRTKVRRIYDIANVLSSMNLIEKTHTSDTRKPAFKWLGLRGKEEVPQETKKRAFGTDITNVSSKRGKVDSFIGGKLDGQKQKGLVGEADRSNLEDSKDGSKSYQFGPFAPVTIARAGTGNTRNVHDWEKLTSTYRPQYQNQGPADNSGRTRREVDRERNMTGD; this is translated from the exons ATGACTGCTCCTCCATCCCCACCTCCAGCCACAGAGCAACAACCGGACCCAGCTTCAACAGGGCCTTCCGCCAGAAACCACGGCTACAGCAGAAAGCAGAAGTCTCTAGGCCTCTTGTGCTCCAA TTTCCTCGTCCTCTACAACCGCGACGGCGTGACTTCAATCGGCCTTGACGACGCCGCTTCACGACTTG GTGTTGAGAGGCGGAGGATCTACGATATTGTCAACGTCCTGGAGAGCGTTGGG GTTCTTGCTCGAAAGGCGAAGAACCAGTATTCTTGGAAAGGATTTAAGGCGATCCCTAATGCCCTGCAAGAGCTAAGG GAAGAGGGCCTGAGAGAGAATATTTGTAACTTTGACGGCAACGAAGATCCAAAG GGTTATCAAATTTCAGACGACGAGGATGATGCAGAAAGATGTGGGAGTCAGCAGAATGAAAACTCCAACCCTACTCTCAATGTTAAACCTATGAACCCAAAATCAG ATAATAGAAGGGAAAAGTCGCTGGCGCTTCTTACGCAGAATTTTGTGAAGCTCTTTGTGTGCTCAACT GTTGAAACGATTTCCCTTGATGAAGCTGCCAAATCACTGCTTGGAGATGCACACAAAGCATCAGTGATGAGAA CAAAGGTAAGGCGGATTTATGATATTGCGAATGTTTTGTCATCCATGAACCTCATTGAGAAG ACCCACACATCAGATACGAGGAAGCCTGCATTTAAGTGGTTGGGATTAAGAGGAAAAGAGGAGGTTCCTCAGGAGACTAAGAAGAGAGCTTTTGGCACAGATATAACGAACGTCAGTTCTAAGAGGGGAAAGGTAGACTCTTTTATTGGTGGGAAGTTGGATGGGCAAAAACAGAAGGGCCTAGTAGGTGAGGCTGATAGGAGCAATTTGGAAGACTCAAAAGATGGTTCAAAGAGCTATCAGTTTGGTCCTTTTGCTCCTGTCACTATTGCCAGAGCTGGGACTGGCAACACGAGGAACGTTCATGACTGGGAGAAATTGACGTCTACTTATCGTCCTCAGTATCAAAACCAAG GACCAGCTGACAATAGTGGGAGAACGAGAAGGGAGGTGGATAGAGAAAGAAACATGACCGGAGACTGA
- the LOC103455256 gene encoding E2F transcription factor-like E2FE isoform X3: protein MTAPPSPPPATEQQPDPASTGPSARNHGYSRKQKSLGLLCSNFLVLYNRDGVTSIGLDDAASRLGVERRRIYDIVNVLESVGVLARKAKNQYSWKGFKAIPNALQELREEGLRENICNFDGNEDPKGYQISDDEDDAERCGSQQNENSNPTLNVKPMNPKSDNRREKSLALLTQNFVKLFVCSTVETISLDEAAKSLLGDAHKASVMRTAKVRRIYDIANVLSSMNLIEKTHTSDTRKPAFKWLGLRGKEEVPQETKKRAFGTDITNVSSKRGKVDSFIGGKLDGQKQKGLVGEADRSNLEDSKDGSKSYQFGPFAPVTIARAGTGNTRNVHDWEKLTSTYRPQYQNQGPADNSGRTRREVDRERNMTGD from the exons ATGACTGCTCCTCCATCCCCACCTCCAGCCACAGAGCAACAACCGGACCCAGCTTCAACAGGGCCTTCCGCCAGAAACCACGGCTACAGCAGAAAGCAGAAGTCTCTAGGCCTCTTGTGCTCCAA TTTCCTCGTCCTCTACAACCGCGACGGCGTGACTTCAATCGGCCTTGACGACGCCGCTTCACGACTTG GTGTTGAGAGGCGGAGGATCTACGATATTGTCAACGTCCTGGAGAGCGTTGGG GTTCTTGCTCGAAAGGCGAAGAACCAGTATTCTTGGAAAGGATTTAAGGCGATCCCTAATGCCCTGCAAGAGCTAAGG GAAGAGGGCCTGAGAGAGAATATTTGTAACTTTGACGGCAACGAAGATCCAAAG GGTTATCAAATTTCAGACGACGAGGATGATGCAGAAAGATGTGGGAGTCAGCAGAATGAAAACTCCAACCCTACTCTCAATGTTAAACCTATGAACCCAAAATCAG ATAATAGAAGGGAAAAGTCGCTGGCGCTTCTTACGCAGAATTTTGTGAAGCTCTTTGTGTGCTCAACT GTTGAAACGATTTCCCTTGATGAAGCTGCCAAATCACTGCTTGGAGATGCACACAAAGCATCAGTGATGAGAA CAGCAAAGGTAAGGCGGATTTATGATATTGCGAATGTTTTGTCATCCATGAACCTCATTGAGAAG ACCCACACATCAGATACGAGGAAGCCTGCATTTAAGTGGTTGGGATTAAGAGGAAAAGAGGAGGTTCCTCAGGAGACTAAGAAGAGAGCTTTTGGCACAGATATAACGAACGTCAGTTCTAAGAGGGGAAAGGTAGACTCTTTTATTGGTGGGAAGTTGGATGGGCAAAAACAGAAGGGCCTAGTAGGTGAGGCTGATAGGAGCAATTTGGAAGACTCAAAAGATGGTTCAAAGAGCTATCAGTTTGGTCCTTTTGCTCCTGTCACTATTGCCAGAGCTGGGACTGGCAACACGAGGAACGTTCATGACTGGGAGAAATTGACGTCTACTTATCGTCCTCAGTATCAAAACCAAG GACCAGCTGACAATAGTGGGAGAACGAGAAGGGAGGTGGATAGAGAAAGAAACATGACCGGAGACTGA
- the LOC103455256 gene encoding E2F transcription factor-like E2FE isoform X5, whose product MTAPPSPPPATEQQPDPASTGPSARNHGYSRKQKSLGLLCSNFLVLYNRDGVTSIGLDDAASRLGVERRRIYDIVNVLESVGVLARKAKNQYSWKGFKAIPNALQELREEGLRENICNFDGNEDPKGYQISDDEDDAERCGSQQNENSNPTLNVKPMNPKSDNRREKSLALLTQNFVKLFVCSTVETISLDEAAKSLLGDAHKASVMRTAKVRRIYDIANVLSSMNLIEKTHTSDTRKPAFKWLGLRGKEEVPQETKKRAFGTDITNVSSKRGKVDSFIGGKLDGQKQKGLVGEADRSNLEDSKDGSKSYQFGPFAPVTIARAGTGNTRNVHDWEKLTSTYRPQYQNQALKDLFSHYMEAWKTWYSV is encoded by the exons ATGACTGCTCCTCCATCCCCACCTCCAGCCACAGAGCAACAACCGGACCCAGCTTCAACAGGGCCTTCCGCCAGAAACCACGGCTACAGCAGAAAGCAGAAGTCTCTAGGCCTCTTGTGCTCCAA TTTCCTCGTCCTCTACAACCGCGACGGCGTGACTTCAATCGGCCTTGACGACGCCGCTTCACGACTTG GTGTTGAGAGGCGGAGGATCTACGATATTGTCAACGTCCTGGAGAGCGTTGGG GTTCTTGCTCGAAAGGCGAAGAACCAGTATTCTTGGAAAGGATTTAAGGCGATCCCTAATGCCCTGCAAGAGCTAAGG GAAGAGGGCCTGAGAGAGAATATTTGTAACTTTGACGGCAACGAAGATCCAAAG GGTTATCAAATTTCAGACGACGAGGATGATGCAGAAAGATGTGGGAGTCAGCAGAATGAAAACTCCAACCCTACTCTCAATGTTAAACCTATGAACCCAAAATCAG ATAATAGAAGGGAAAAGTCGCTGGCGCTTCTTACGCAGAATTTTGTGAAGCTCTTTGTGTGCTCAACT GTTGAAACGATTTCCCTTGATGAAGCTGCCAAATCACTGCTTGGAGATGCACACAAAGCATCAGTGATGAGAA CAGCAAAGGTAAGGCGGATTTATGATATTGCGAATGTTTTGTCATCCATGAACCTCATTGAGAAG ACCCACACATCAGATACGAGGAAGCCTGCATTTAAGTGGTTGGGATTAAGAGGAAAAGAGGAGGTTCCTCAGGAGACTAAGAAGAGAGCTTTTGGCACAGATATAACGAACGTCAGTTCTAAGAGGGGAAAGGTAGACTCTTTTATTGGTGGGAAGTTGGATGGGCAAAAACAGAAGGGCCTAGTAGGTGAGGCTGATAGGAGCAATTTGGAAGACTCAAAAGATGGTTCAAAGAGCTATCAGTTTGGTCCTTTTGCTCCTGTCACTATTGCCAGAGCTGGGACTGGCAACACGAGGAACGTTCATGACTGGGAGAAATTGACGTCTACTTATCGTCCTCAGTATCAAAACCAAG
- the LOC103455256 gene encoding E2F transcription factor-like E2FE isoform X6: MTAPPSPPPATEQQPDPASTGPSARNHGYSRKQKSLGLLCSNFLVLYNRDGVTSIGLDDAASRLGVERRRIYDIVNVLESVGVLARKAKNQYSWKGFKAIPNALQELREEGLRENICNFDGNEDPKGYQISDDEDDAERCGSQQNENSNPTLNVKPMNPKSDNRREKSLALLTQNFVKLFVCSTVETISLDEAAKSLLGDAHKASVMRTKVRRIYDIANVLSSMNLIEKTHTSDTRKPAFKWLGLRGKEEVPQETKKRAFGTDITNVSSKRGKVDSFIGGKLDGQKQKGLVGEADRSNLEDSKDGSKSYQFGPFAPVTIARAGTGNTRNVHDWEKLTSTYRPQYQNQALKDLFSHYMEAWKTWYSV, encoded by the exons ATGACTGCTCCTCCATCCCCACCTCCAGCCACAGAGCAACAACCGGACCCAGCTTCAACAGGGCCTTCCGCCAGAAACCACGGCTACAGCAGAAAGCAGAAGTCTCTAGGCCTCTTGTGCTCCAA TTTCCTCGTCCTCTACAACCGCGACGGCGTGACTTCAATCGGCCTTGACGACGCCGCTTCACGACTTG GTGTTGAGAGGCGGAGGATCTACGATATTGTCAACGTCCTGGAGAGCGTTGGG GTTCTTGCTCGAAAGGCGAAGAACCAGTATTCTTGGAAAGGATTTAAGGCGATCCCTAATGCCCTGCAAGAGCTAAGG GAAGAGGGCCTGAGAGAGAATATTTGTAACTTTGACGGCAACGAAGATCCAAAG GGTTATCAAATTTCAGACGACGAGGATGATGCAGAAAGATGTGGGAGTCAGCAGAATGAAAACTCCAACCCTACTCTCAATGTTAAACCTATGAACCCAAAATCAG ATAATAGAAGGGAAAAGTCGCTGGCGCTTCTTACGCAGAATTTTGTGAAGCTCTTTGTGTGCTCAACT GTTGAAACGATTTCCCTTGATGAAGCTGCCAAATCACTGCTTGGAGATGCACACAAAGCATCAGTGATGAGAA CAAAGGTAAGGCGGATTTATGATATTGCGAATGTTTTGTCATCCATGAACCTCATTGAGAAG ACCCACACATCAGATACGAGGAAGCCTGCATTTAAGTGGTTGGGATTAAGAGGAAAAGAGGAGGTTCCTCAGGAGACTAAGAAGAGAGCTTTTGGCACAGATATAACGAACGTCAGTTCTAAGAGGGGAAAGGTAGACTCTTTTATTGGTGGGAAGTTGGATGGGCAAAAACAGAAGGGCCTAGTAGGTGAGGCTGATAGGAGCAATTTGGAAGACTCAAAAGATGGTTCAAAGAGCTATCAGTTTGGTCCTTTTGCTCCTGTCACTATTGCCAGAGCTGGGACTGGCAACACGAGGAACGTTCATGACTGGGAGAAATTGACGTCTACTTATCGTCCTCAGTATCAAAACCAAG
- the LOC103455255 gene encoding pentatricopeptide repeat-containing protein At1g74900, mitochondrial-like yields MLAQQLKTAAPKNPKPSFLIPCRSFTTSPSHPSQDSHLANLILKSYPQTLTQILHSPQIDWTSDLVDKTLKRLWNHGPKALQFFRILDHHPNYTHSCSSFDHAVDIAGRLRDYKSLWTLVARMRARRLGPGPRTFAIITERYVAAGKPDRAVKVFLSMHEHGCPQDLNSFNTILDVLCKAKRVEKAYNLFKVFRGRFKADCVSYNIIANGWCLIKRTPKALELLGEMVERGLDPSLTTFNIMLKGYFRAGQIKEAWEFFLQMKKRKCEIDVVTYTTLVHGFGVVGEIKKARKVFDEMVGEGVLPSVATYNALIQVLCKKDCVENAVVVFEEMVSKGYVPNVTTYNVLIRGLCHSGNMDRALEFMDRMKGDECEPNVQTYNVVIRYFCDAGEIEKALNVFEKMGCGDCLPNLDTYNVLISAMFVRKKPEDLLVAGKLLIEMVDRGFLPRRFTFNRVLDGLLLTGNQGFAKEILRLQSKCGRLPRQVKL; encoded by the coding sequence ATGCTCGCTCAGCAACTCAAAACTGCCGCACcgaaaaacccaaaacccagttTTCTAATTCCGTGTCGGAGCTTCACCACCTCACCTTCTCATCCCTCTCAAGACTCTCACTTGGCGAACCTGATTCTCAAATCCTACCCGCAAACCCTAACCCAGATTCTTCACAGCCCCCAAATCGATTGGACTTCCGATTTGGTCGACAAAACCCTGAAGAGGCTCTGGAATCATGGACCCAAAGCCCTCCAGTTCTTCAGAATACTCGACCACCATCCGAACTACACACACTCTTGCTCCTCCTTCGACCACGCCGTCGATATTGCCGGCCGCCTGCGCGACTACAAGTCCCTCTGGACCCTCGTGGCCCGAATGAGGGCCCGCAGGCTCGGCCCTGGGCCGAGGACTTTCGCTATCATCACGGAGAGGTATGTGGCTGCTGGTAAGCCTGATAGAGCCGTTAAGGTGTTCCTGTCAATGCATGAACATGGTTGTCCTCAGGATTTGAATTCGTTTAATACAATTCTTGATGTGCTTTGTAAAGCTAAGCGTGTCGAAAAGGCGTATAATTTGTTTAAGGTGTTTAGGGGCAGGTTTAAGGCCGATTGTGTTAGTTACAATATAATTGCGAACGGGTGGTGTTTGATTAAGCGAACCCCGAAAGCTTTGGAGCTTTTGGGGGAGATGGTGGAGAGGGGATTGGACCCGAGTTTAACGACGTTTAACATAATGCTTAAAGGATATTTTAGAGCTGGTCAGATTAAGGAAGCTTGGGAGTTCTTTTTGCAAATGAAGAAGAGGAAGTGTGAGATTGATGTTGTTACCTACACTACTTTGGTTCATGGGTTTGGTGTTGTCGGGGAGATTAAGAAAGCTCGAAAGGTTTTCGATGAGATGGTTGGGGAAGGGGTGCTTCCTTCGGTGGCAACTTACAATGCTTTGATTCAGGTTTTGTGTAAGAAAGATTGTGTGGAAAATGCTGTTGTGGTTTTTGAAGAGATGGTGAGCAAGGGTTATGTGCCTAATGTGACGACTTATAATGTATTGATTCGAGGGTTGTGTCACTCGGGAAACATGGATAGGGCGCTGGAGTTTATGGACAGAATGAAGGGGGATGAGTGTGAGCCAAATGTTCAGACATATAATGTTGTGATTCGGTACTTTTGTGATGCCGGAGAGATTGAGAAGGCGTTGAATGTGTTTGAGAAGATGGGTTGTGGTGATTGCTTGCCTAATTTGGACACGTACAATGTTTTGATTAGTGCCATGTTTGTGAGGAAGAAACCTGAAGACCTTTTAGTGGCAGGGAAGTTGTTGATTGAGATGGTTGATCGAGGATTTTTGCCGCGAAGATTCACCTTCAATCGCGTTCTGGATGGGCTTTTATTAACAGGTAATCAAGGTTTTGCAAAAGAGATTTTGAGATTGCAGAGCAAATGTGGTCGTCTTCCCCGTCAAGTAAAATTGTGA
- the LOC103415243 gene encoding protein SUPPRESSOR OF GENE SILENCING 3-like, with protein sequence MSSRRGDANPKGKQLSQGVASLDSAQDDGEWEVIGKKSKNRSGGRFGPQSSSYKAWGPPPQGVPKTVTHSGAGGAQAAHSQKPAGGRNARHPYNNTGGFGDNFMAPKNVIPPPLDQGWNWQSRAGKKEKNVVPPAAVAEDYDDEDNSDPLSDLDDSDDDLFSDEFDSDSSEKSHGTQKKSKWFKQFFNEFDRLSVDEVIDPARRWHCPACKNGPGAIDWYDGVQPLKRHAETKAAKRVKLHRELAKLIDAELQLKGATVTPVGQVFGRWAALKDEEKNHKVIWPPMVLIMNTKLELQDEYDKWIGMGTEELLDLFDDYHASKARHSYGPQGHCGMSMLIFEASAMGHFEAERLHRHFAEQGFGRDAWERNPVLFRPGLIRQLYGFLPTKRDLDTFNQHCDDKAGLKFDIKSYQEMVLKPTRQMSLDSEEVIRLKDKLPKEMRLRKDAEETNAILRDKIEKLQDENRLLKQRIKTQLEENKEEMILQEEFYKDVISRPRD encoded by the coding sequence ATGAGTTCAAGAAGAGGTGACGCGAATCCGAAAGGAAAGCAGTTGAGTCAGGGTGTAGCAAGCCTAGACTCGGCACAGGACGATGGAGAATGGGAGGTAATTGGCAAGAAATCCAAGAACAGAAGTGGTGGCAGATTTGGTCCTCAAAGTTCTAGTTATAAGGCTTGGGGACCGCCTCCCCAAGGGGTTCCGAAAACTGTCACGCACAGTGGTGCTGGTGGTGCACAAGCTGCTCATTCTCAAAAACCAGCTGGGGGACGAAATGCAAGGCATCCGTATAACAACACAGGTGGTTTTGGAGACAACTTTATGGCCCCAAAAAATGTGATTCCCCCTCCGCTGGATCAAGGATGGAATTGGCAATCTAGAGCTGGCAAGAAAGAGAAGAATGTGGTTCCTCCTGCTGCTGTTGCTGAAGATTATGATGACGAGGACAACTCTGATCCTCTGAGCGATCTTGACGACTCGGATGATGATCTCTTCAGCGACGAGTTTGACTCTGACTCTAGTGAAAAGAGTCATGGAACTCAAAAGAAGAGCAAATGGTTCAAACAATTCTTCAACGAGTTTGATCGTTTAAGTGTGGATGAGGTTATTGATCCTGCCAGGCGGTGGCACTGCCCTGCGTGCAAAAATGGTCCTGGAGCAATTGACTGGTACGATGGCGTGCAGCCCCTGAAAAGGCATGCAGAAACTAAAGCGGCCAAGCGGGTGAAGCTCCATCGAGAGCTTGCGAAACTTATAGATGCGGAGTTGCAGCTCAAGGGAGCCACTGTCACACCTGTGGGCCAAGTATTCGGCAGATGGGCGGCTttgaaagatgaagaaaagaatcacaaagttatCTGGCCTCCGATGGTGCTGATCATGAACACAAAACTCGAACTGCAGGATGAATACGACAAGTGGATTGGCATGGGAACCGAGGAGCTTCTTGATTTGTTTGATGATTACCATGCTAGTAAGGCTCGACACTCATATGGTCCGCAGGGACATTGTGGGATGAGCATGTTGATTTTTGAGGCCTCAGCGATGGGACACTTTGAGGCGGAGCGGCTGCACAGGCATTTTGCAGAACAAGGATTTGGTAGGGATGCGTGGGAGCGCAATCCTGTCTTGTTTCGTCCAGGTCTTATCCGACAGCTCTATGGTTTCTTGCCAACCAAGCGAGACTTGGATACTTTCAACCAGCACTGCGATGATAAGGCGGGGCTGAAATTCGATATAAAATCTTACCAGGAGATGGTATTGAAGCCGACAAGGCAGATGAGTCTGGACAGCGAAGAGGTTATTCGGCTGAAGGACAAGCTCCCGAAAGAAATGAGGCTCAGGAAAGATGCTGAGGAAACTAATGCCATACTTCGTGACAAGATCGAAAAGCTGCAAGACGAAAATCGTCTTTTGAAGCAGAGGATCAAAACTCAGCTGGAAGAGAACAAGGAAGAGATGATTCTGCAGGAAGAATTCTACAAAGATGTTATATCTCGTCCTCGAGATTAG